A window from Balearica regulorum gibbericeps isolate bBalReg1 chromosome 1, bBalReg1.pri, whole genome shotgun sequence encodes these proteins:
- the LOC104641439 gene encoding cell surface glycoprotein CD200 receptor 1-B-like isoform X1: protein MAQTWAVLALLLFLLINLVEDSAYNMVSVEAGHEAVLSCPYDSKESLLMVTWKMKCSACCLLAYRSDHNETRKLNCSERVMWKYSPEIDPALRIYPVNLGDEGNYTCEIASSAGNFLFFSSLTMIVPPTVTLTHDKSRVAVCQASAGKPAAEISWIPASNHSTEEEVHHPNGTVTRVSYIGWVNSTHPTVTCLVTHPATNQTLSLDLSHTSPRLPYLLIGGSASVVAVSVVTVCLIFRRRESLSTAEGSQRRSLDITAVHLVSSNHFNFLTSCFQFSGYVNWHISRQHHLQLRNSGPHHHVKKQKWKPSLLSYQRVSIRITIQE from the exons ATGGCTCAGACATGGGcagtcctggctctgctcctttTCTTGCTAATCAACCTGGTTGAAGATTCAG CTTACAACATGGTGAGTGTGGAGGCTGGTCATGAGGCTGTGCTGAGTTGCCCTTACGACTCCAAGGAGTCTTTGCTAATGGTGACATGGAAGATGAAATGCAGCGCTTGCTGCTTGTTGGCCTATAGGAGTGATCATAATGAGACAAGAAAGTTAAACTGCAGTGAGAGAGTGATGTGGAAATATTCACCTGAGATTGACCCTGCTCTTCGTATTTACCCTGTAAACCTTGGTGATGAGGGAAATTACACATGTGAAATTGCCAGCAGTGcagggaattttctttttttctcttctttgaccATGATAG TCCCTCCTACAGTGACTCTGACCCATGACAAGAGCAGGGTGGCTGTCTGTCAAGCATCTGCTGGAAAGCCAGCTGCTGAAATCTCCTGGATCCCTGCAAGTAATCACAGCACTGAGGAAGAAGTCCATCACCCCAACGGAACGGTGACCAGAGTGAGCTACATCGGCTGGGTCAACAGCACGCATCCCACTGTCACCTGCCTGGTTACCCACCCGGCTACAAACCAGACTCTGTCTCTAGACCTGTCAC ACACTTCACCAAGGCTTCCCTATCTCCTGATAGGAGGATCTGCAAGTGTTGTTGCTGTCAGTGTTGTGACTGTATGCTTGATTTTCAGGCGCAGAG AAAGTCTTTCAACGGCTGAGGGCAGCCAGAGGAGATCTCTAGACATAACAGCTGTGCACCTTGTCTCATCaaaccattttaatttcctgacATCCTGCTTTCAGTTTTCCGGTTACGTAAATTGGCACATAAGTCGGCAGCACCATTTACA ACTAAGAAATTCAGGTCCACACCATCAcgtgaaaaaacagaaatggaagcCAAGCCTCCTGTCTTACCAGAGAGTATCTATCAGAATTACAATTCAAGAATGA
- the LOC104641439 gene encoding cell surface glycoprotein CD200 receptor 1-B-like isoform X2 yields MAQTWAVLALLLFLLINLVEDSAYNMVSVEAGHEAVLSCPYDSKESLLMVTWKMKCSACCLLAYRSDHNETRKLNCSERVMWKYSPEIDPALRIYPVNLGDEGNYTCEIASSAGNFLFFSSLTMIVPPTVTLTHDKSRVAVCQASAGKPAAEISWIPASNHSTEEEVHHPNGTVTRVSYIGWVNSTHPTVTCLVTHPATNQTLSLDLSHTSPRLPYLLIGGSASVVAVSVVTVCLIFRRRVFRLRKLAHKSAAPFTTKKFRSTPSREKTEMEAKPPVLPESIYQNYNSRMIHMNY; encoded by the exons ATGGCTCAGACATGGGcagtcctggctctgctcctttTCTTGCTAATCAACCTGGTTGAAGATTCAG CTTACAACATGGTGAGTGTGGAGGCTGGTCATGAGGCTGTGCTGAGTTGCCCTTACGACTCCAAGGAGTCTTTGCTAATGGTGACATGGAAGATGAAATGCAGCGCTTGCTGCTTGTTGGCCTATAGGAGTGATCATAATGAGACAAGAAAGTTAAACTGCAGTGAGAGAGTGATGTGGAAATATTCACCTGAGATTGACCCTGCTCTTCGTATTTACCCTGTAAACCTTGGTGATGAGGGAAATTACACATGTGAAATTGCCAGCAGTGcagggaattttctttttttctcttctttgaccATGATAG TCCCTCCTACAGTGACTCTGACCCATGACAAGAGCAGGGTGGCTGTCTGTCAAGCATCTGCTGGAAAGCCAGCTGCTGAAATCTCCTGGATCCCTGCAAGTAATCACAGCACTGAGGAAGAAGTCCATCACCCCAACGGAACGGTGACCAGAGTGAGCTACATCGGCTGGGTCAACAGCACGCATCCCACTGTCACCTGCCTGGTTACCCACCCGGCTACAAACCAGACTCTGTCTCTAGACCTGTCAC ACACTTCACCAAGGCTTCCCTATCTCCTGATAGGAGGATCTGCAAGTGTTGTTGCTGTCAGTGTTGTGACTGTATGCTTGATTTTCAGGCGCAGAG TTTTCCGGTTACGTAAATTGGCACATAAGTCGGCAGCACCATTTACA ACTAAGAAATTCAGGTCCACACCATCAcgtgaaaaaacagaaatggaagcCAAGCCTCCTGTCTTACCAGAGAGTATCTATCAGAATTACAATTCAAGAATGATACACATGAACTACTAA